The proteins below are encoded in one region of Bacillus vallismortis:
- the rapA gene encoding response regulator aspartate phosphatase RapA, whose translation MRMKQTIPSSYVGLKINEWYTHIRQFHVAEAERVKLEVEREIEDMEEDQDLLLYYSLMDFRHRVMLDYIKPLGEDTSQLEFSELLEDIEGNQYKLTGLLDYYFNFFRGMFEFKQKMFVSAMMYYKRAEKNLALVSDDIEKAEFAFKMAEIFYNLKQTYVSMSYAVQALETYQMYETYTVRRIQCEFVIAGNYDDMQYPERALPHLELALDLAKKEGNPRLISSALYNLGNCFEKMGELQKAAEYFEKSVSICKSEKFDNLPHSIYSLTQVLYKQKNDAEAQKKYREGLEIARQYSDELFVELFQFLHALYGKNMNTESVSHTFQFLEEHMLYPYIEELAHDAAQFYIENGQPEKALSFYEKMVHAQKQIQRGDCLYEI comes from the coding sequence TTGAGGATGAAGCAGACGATTCCGTCCTCTTATGTCGGGCTTAAAATTAATGAATGGTATACCCATATCCGGCAGTTCCACGTGGCTGAAGCCGAACGGGTCAAGCTCGAAGTAGAAAGAGAAATCGAGGATATGGAAGAAGACCAAGATTTGCTGCTGTATTATTCTTTAATGGATTTCAGGCATCGAGTCATGCTGGATTACATTAAGCCTTTAGGAGAGGACACGTCGCAGCTGGAATTTTCAGAATTATTAGAAGACATAGAAGGGAATCAGTACAAGCTGACCGGGCTTCTCGATTATTACTTTAACTTTTTTCGCGGAATGTTTGAATTTAAGCAGAAAATGTTTGTCAGTGCCATGATGTATTATAAACGGGCGGAAAAGAATCTTGCCCTCGTCTCGGATGATATTGAAAAAGCCGAGTTTGCTTTTAAAATGGCCGAGATCTTTTACAATTTAAAACAAACCTATGTTTCAATGAGCTACGCCGTTCAGGCATTAGAAACGTACCAAATGTATGAAACGTACACCGTCCGCAGAATCCAATGTGAATTCGTTATTGCAGGAAATTATGATGATATGCAGTATCCAGAAAGAGCATTGCCCCACTTAGAACTGGCTTTAGATCTTGCAAAGAAAGAAGGCAATCCCCGCTTGATCAGTTCGGCCCTGTATAATCTCGGAAACTGTTTTGAGAAAATGGGTGAACTGCAAAAGGCAGCCGAATACTTTGAGAAATCCGTTTCTATTTGCAAGTCGGAAAAGTTCGATAATCTTCCGCATTCTATCTACTCTTTAACACAGGTTCTGTATAAACAAAAAAATGATGCCGAAGCGCAAAAAAAGTATCGTGAAGGATTGGAAATCGCCCGTCAATACAGTGATGAATTGTTTGTGGAGCTTTTTCAATTTTTACATGCGTTATACGGAAAAAACATGAACACAGAATCAGTCTCACACACCTTTCAATTTCTTGAAGAACATATGCTGTATCCTTATATTGAAGAGCTGGCGCATGATGCTGCCCAATTCTATATAGAAAACGGACAGCCTGAAAAAGCACTTTCATTTTATGAGAAAATGGTGCACGCACAAAAACAAATCCAGAGAGGAGATTGTTTATATGAAATCTAA
- a CDS encoding N-acetylmuramoyl-L-alanine amidase, giving the protein MSIQVKQNLVSGAKYALKCPNAMSAEYITIHNTANDASAANEISYMIGNTSSTSFHFAVDDKEVIQGLPLNRNAWHTGDGTNGTGNRKSIGVEICYSKSGGPKYEAAEALAISFVAQLLKESGWGIDRVRKHQDWSGKYCPHRILSEGRWDQVKAAIEKELNGSVSVKKASVSSSASEYHVKKGDTLSGIAASHGVSVKTLQNINHITDPDHIKVGQVIKLSQAASSCKSHATSSYPLPSGVIKVTSPLTKGTNVKQVQTALAALYFYPDKGAENHGVDGVYGPKTANAVKRFQSVSGLTADGIYGPKTKAKIMEKL; this is encoded by the coding sequence GTGAGCATTCAAGTAAAGCAAAATTTGGTTTCTGGGGCGAAATACGCGCTGAAGTGCCCCAATGCGATGTCCGCTGAATACATTACCATCCACAACACGGCAAACGACGCCTCAGCGGCTAATGAAATCAGCTATATGATTGGAAATACCAGCTCGACAAGCTTCCATTTTGCAGTCGATGATAAAGAGGTGATTCAAGGTCTGCCGCTTAACCGAAACGCATGGCATACGGGTGATGGCACAAATGGTACAGGAAACCGCAAATCAATCGGTGTTGAGATTTGCTACAGCAAATCGGGAGGTCCAAAGTATGAAGCGGCCGAAGCCTTGGCGATTTCTTTCGTGGCTCAGCTTTTGAAAGAGAGCGGCTGGGGAATAGACCGGGTGAGAAAGCATCAGGACTGGAGCGGCAAGTACTGCCCGCACCGCATTTTATCAGAGGGGCGCTGGGATCAAGTAAAGGCGGCAATTGAAAAGGAATTGAACGGAAGCGTGTCAGTAAAAAAGGCTTCAGTCTCTTCTTCGGCGTCTGAATACCATGTGAAAAAAGGCGACACACTGTCCGGTATTGCTGCATCGCATGGTGTCAGTGTGAAAACACTGCAAAACATAAATCATATTACTGACCCGGATCACATCAAAGTCGGACAGGTGATTAAGCTGTCTCAAGCGGCATCTTCTTGTAAAAGCCATGCCACATCTTCCTATCCGCTCCCATCCGGAGTGATCAAAGTGACAAGCCCGCTGACGAAAGGGACAAACGTAAAACAGGTGCAGACCGCTTTAGCTGCTCTTTATTTTTATCCTGATAAAGGGGCGGAAAACCATGGCGTTGACGGTGTTTATGGCCCGAAAACAGCAAATGCCGTGAAACGTTTTCAGTCTGTCAGCGGATTAACGGCAGATGGGATTTACGGTCCGAAAACAAAAGCAAAAATAATGGAAAAGCTGTAA
- a CDS encoding UxaA family hydrolase, translated as MKSFIKIHKQDNVLLALRDIGKGEQLNADGVSIEVKDDIKRGHKIALQPIKENDSIIKYGFPIGHASQDISIGEHIHVHNTKTNLSDIQTYSYTPRFDENPYSNENRTFKGFRRENGDAGVRNELWIVPTVGCVNGIAEKMLQRFVRETGDIAPFDNVLVLKHQYGCSQLGDDHENTKQILLNAIRHPNAGGVLVLGLGCENNELAGMKEALQDVNLNRVKFLESQSVTNEMEAGVALLKEIHEAAKGDRREDISLSELKIGLKCGGSDGFSGVTANPLLGRFSDYIIAQGGSTVLTEVPEMFGAETILMQRAANEEVFHKIVHLINDFKQYFIKHEQPVYENPSPGNKAGGISTLEDKSLGCTQKAGISPVTDVLKYGEVLKTNGLTLLSAPGNDLIASSALAAAGCQIVLFTTGRGTPFGTFVPTVKVATNTQLYETKPHWIDFNAGLLAEDDVHEEYVLREFIHYMIEVASGQLVNHEKNDFRELAIFKSGVTL; from the coding sequence ATGAAGTCATTTATCAAGATTCATAAACAAGATAATGTCCTTCTTGCTCTGCGGGATATCGGGAAGGGAGAGCAGCTGAATGCGGACGGCGTGTCGATTGAAGTGAAGGATGATATTAAAAGAGGCCACAAGATTGCGCTGCAGCCTATCAAAGAAAACGACAGCATCATCAAATACGGATTTCCAATCGGGCATGCATCACAAGATATATCGATCGGAGAGCATATTCATGTCCATAATACGAAAACAAACCTGTCTGATATCCAAACATACAGCTATACACCGAGATTTGATGAAAATCCGTATTCAAATGAAAACCGGACGTTTAAGGGATTTAGAAGAGAAAACGGAGATGCCGGTGTACGGAATGAATTGTGGATTGTGCCGACTGTCGGCTGCGTCAACGGGATCGCTGAAAAAATGCTCCAGCGTTTTGTCAGAGAAACGGGGGATATCGCTCCATTCGATAACGTGCTCGTGTTAAAACACCAATACGGCTGCTCGCAGCTTGGCGACGACCACGAAAATACGAAGCAAATCCTTCTAAATGCCATTCGCCACCCAAATGCCGGCGGCGTCTTGGTGTTAGGGCTTGGCTGTGAAAACAACGAGCTGGCAGGAATGAAGGAAGCGCTGCAAGATGTGAATCTGAATCGGGTGAAGTTTCTTGAATCGCAGTCGGTGACGAATGAAATGGAGGCAGGTGTTGCGTTGCTGAAGGAAATTCATGAAGCCGCTAAAGGGGATAGGAGAGAAGACATTTCGCTGTCTGAACTGAAAATCGGGCTGAAATGCGGAGGGTCGGACGGTTTTTCCGGCGTAACGGCAAATCCGCTGCTTGGCCGTTTTTCAGACTATATCATCGCACAGGGAGGAAGCACGGTGCTGACGGAAGTCCCGGAGATGTTCGGTGCGGAAACCATCCTGATGCAGCGGGCTGCCAATGAGGAAGTGTTTCATAAAATTGTCCATTTAATCAATGATTTCAAACAATATTTTATCAAACACGAACAGCCGGTGTACGAAAACCCTTCACCGGGCAACAAAGCGGGCGGCATCTCTACGCTTGAGGATAAATCGCTGGGCTGCACGCAAAAAGCGGGGATTTCTCCTGTCACGGATGTCTTGAAATACGGCGAAGTGCTCAAGACAAACGGGCTGACGCTTTTGAGCGCGCCAGGCAATGACTTAATCGCGTCCTCCGCATTGGCGGCGGCCGGCTGCCAAATTGTCTTGTTTACAACGGGAAGAGGCACGCCGTTTGGCACCTTTGTCCCGACGGTGAAGGTCGCGACAAACACCCAGCTGTACGAGACGAAGCCGCATTGGATTGATTTCAACGCGGGTCTTTTAGCGGAGGATGATGTGCATGAGGAATATGTACTGCGGGAGTTTATCCACTATATGATTGAAGTGGCCAGCGGTCAGCTTGTGAACCATGAAAAAAATGATTTCAGAGAACTTGCCATTTTTAAATCAGGTGTGACGTTATAA
- a CDS encoding YciI family protein, which yields MHTYLMLTTRTDQFNQEHVAGHYEFLDRLQADKRLKMFGPFSDATGGAYVIEAGSPEEAKEIGHQDPLVASGSSELTIREWKLK from the coding sequence ATGCACACGTATTTAATGCTGACAACAAGAACAGATCAATTCAATCAGGAGCACGTAGCCGGACACTATGAATTTTTGGACCGCTTACAGGCAGATAAACGTTTAAAAATGTTCGGGCCATTCAGCGACGCCACAGGCGGAGCCTACGTCATTGAAGCAGGTTCGCCAGAAGAAGCGAAGGAAATCGGCCATCAAGATCCGCTGGTGGCAAGCGGATCTTCCGAGCTGACGATAAGGGAATGGAAGCTGAAATAA
- a CDS encoding IS1182 family transposase, producing MFYTRNSSQNAAEFVLLDQLVEEDHLLRKIDKHIDFSFIIEKVKPYYSENKGRPSLDPLILFKMMFIGYLYGIRSERQLEKEIYYNMAYRWFLGLNINDPVPHHSTISWNRRTRFKDTTIFQDIFDEIVLQAINHDMVGGRVLFTDSTHLKANANKHKYTRKTIEQDTQNYIKDLNEAIQEDREEHGKKPLPAKEEVKAEKEIRHSTTDPESGYMYRENKPEGFFYLDHRTTDMKHNIITDAYVTPGNVHDSVPYLDRLDHQIARFHFEVEAVALDSGYLTTPICKGLADRHIFGVIAHRRYHPTRGLFPKWKFHYDSEQDSYICPNQQVLTYSTTDRKGYRSYKSNPETCSACPLLAQCTRSKNRQKIITRHVWEDHKEKVRQNRLSVSGKTLYKKRKEKIERSFADSKQLHGLRYCRLRGKRNVSEQVLLTAACQNMKKIATYLAKQG from the coding sequence ATGTTCTACACAAGAAATTCTTCTCAAAACGCAGCCGAATTTGTTCTGCTTGACCAACTCGTCGAAGAGGATCATTTGCTTCGAAAAATTGATAAACACATAGACTTCTCTTTTATCATTGAAAAGGTTAAGCCTTACTACAGCGAAAACAAAGGCCGCCCCTCACTCGACCCGCTGATTTTATTCAAAATGATGTTTATCGGCTACCTCTACGGTATCCGTTCAGAAAGACAGCTTGAAAAAGAAATTTACTACAATATGGCGTACAGATGGTTTTTGGGCCTGAATATCAATGACCCAGTTCCGCACCACTCCACCATCAGCTGGAACAGACGCACACGCTTTAAAGATACAACGATTTTCCAAGACATTTTTGATGAGATCGTTCTTCAGGCCATCAATCATGACATGGTGGGTGGACGTGTCCTATTCACCGATTCAACTCATCTGAAAGCCAATGCCAACAAGCACAAATACACAAGAAAAACGATTGAACAGGATACACAAAACTATATCAAAGATTTAAATGAAGCCATTCAAGAAGATCGGGAGGAGCACGGAAAAAAGCCATTACCGGCCAAAGAGGAGGTGAAAGCTGAAAAAGAGATCCGCCACAGTACCACTGATCCGGAAAGTGGATATATGTATCGTGAAAACAAACCGGAGGGTTTCTTTTACTTAGATCACCGAACAACGGATATGAAACATAACATTATCACCGACGCCTATGTTACGCCTGGAAATGTCCATGATTCTGTGCCTTATCTTGACCGATTAGATCACCAAATTGCACGATTTCATTTTGAAGTAGAAGCCGTCGCTCTTGATTCTGGTTATTTAACGACTCCGATCTGTAAAGGGTTAGCCGACCGCCATATTTTTGGCGTTATTGCCCATAGACGATATCACCCTACTAGAGGCTTGTTTCCAAAATGGAAGTTTCATTATGACAGTGAACAAGACAGTTACATTTGCCCGAACCAGCAGGTACTTACATACTCAACAACTGACCGAAAAGGCTACAGGTCATATAAATCAAATCCTGAAACCTGTTCCGCATGCCCATTGCTTGCGCAATGCACAAGATCAAAGAACCGCCAGAAGATCATCACCCGGCATGTATGGGAGGACCATAAAGAAAAGGTCAGACAAAATCGTTTATCTGTTTCAGGAAAAACCCTCTATAAAAAAAGAAAAGAAAAAATAGAGCGAAGCTTTGCAGATTCAAAACAGCTGCATGGGCTTCGCTATTGCAGGTTGAGGGGAAAACGGAATGTGAGTGAACAAGTTCTCCTCACAGCCGCATGCCAGAACATGAAGAAGATTGCCACATACCTAGCCAAGCAGGGCTAG
- a CDS encoding tagaturonate reductase translates to MQKLNKNVYDHYTQYREKILQFGEGNFLRGFVDWQIDQLNQHTDFHGSIAVVQPRGSEKIKRLNQQDGLYTLFLQGMKDGEAVKEHMIINSISRGIDLFSDYEAYKELASSEDLRFIISNTTEAGIVCDEKDRLEDRPQKTFPGKLTAFLYFRYQAFRGDQTKGCVLIPCELIENNGEKLKETVLHYADLWKLEEGFTQWLHEANTFCNSLVDRIVPGFPVDRIDEITADLGYQDDLIVVGEQYYLWVIEGPKWIGEELPFAAAGLHTKIVSDLTPYRVKKVRILNGAHTAMTPVALLYGLKTVRDAVEHPEVGQFIREMISDDILPVLKMEGLSQYANDVLNRFKNPYMKHYLESIALNSVSKFKTRNLPTIQEYVEQKGQLPERMVFAFSALLYFYQGNEYLQDDPAVLQFFTEVWHQENGDMLRIASRVLGEERLWGADLNEIPRLTERVADHLNHIHKLGMQRALKQCCTQRGEVR, encoded by the coding sequence GTGCAGAAGCTCAATAAAAACGTGTACGATCACTATACTCAGTACCGGGAAAAAATCCTTCAATTTGGAGAAGGAAACTTTCTGCGAGGGTTTGTCGATTGGCAGATTGATCAATTGAATCAACATACTGATTTTCATGGGAGCATCGCAGTTGTGCAGCCGAGAGGGTCAGAAAAAATCAAAAGGTTAAATCAGCAAGATGGTTTATACACGCTTTTTTTACAGGGAATGAAAGACGGAGAAGCGGTAAAAGAGCATATGATTATCAACTCAATCAGCCGCGGCATTGATCTGTTTTCTGATTATGAAGCGTACAAAGAACTGGCTTCAAGCGAAGACCTGAGATTTATCATTTCCAATACCACTGAGGCTGGTATTGTATGTGATGAAAAGGATCGTTTAGAGGATAGGCCGCAAAAAACATTCCCTGGGAAATTAACGGCATTTCTCTACTTTCGCTATCAGGCTTTTAGAGGAGATCAGACAAAAGGGTGTGTCTTAATCCCATGTGAGCTGATCGAGAATAATGGCGAAAAGCTGAAGGAAACGGTTCTTCATTATGCGGATCTATGGAAGCTGGAAGAAGGGTTTACACAGTGGCTTCATGAGGCCAACACGTTTTGCAATAGTTTAGTAGATCGCATTGTCCCGGGTTTTCCTGTGGATCGCATTGATGAGATCACGGCAGATCTGGGCTATCAAGATGATTTGATTGTTGTGGGAGAACAGTATTATTTATGGGTGATCGAGGGGCCGAAGTGGATTGGAGAGGAACTGCCCTTTGCGGCTGCCGGGCTCCATACAAAGATCGTCAGCGACCTGACCCCTTACAGGGTTAAAAAAGTGAGAATTTTAAATGGCGCTCATACGGCCATGACGCCAGTGGCTTTATTATATGGCTTGAAAACGGTGCGGGATGCTGTCGAGCATCCGGAAGTAGGGCAGTTTATTAGAGAGATGATCAGTGACGACATTCTTCCTGTTTTAAAAATGGAAGGGCTTTCTCAATATGCTAATGATGTGCTGAATCGCTTCAAAAACCCGTATATGAAGCACTATTTAGAAAGCATCGCATTGAATTCCGTTTCCAAATTCAAAACGAGAAACTTGCCGACCATTCAGGAATATGTTGAACAGAAAGGACAGCTTCCTGAACGCATGGTGTTTGCTTTCAGCGCTCTTCTGTATTTTTATCAGGGAAACGAGTATTTGCAGGATGATCCGGCTGTTCTTCAATTTTTCACAGAGGTGTGGCATCAGGAGAATGGAGACATGCTCCGTATTGCCTCAAGGGTGTTAGGCGAAGAGCGGCTGTGGGGGGCAGATCTGAACGAGATACCGAGGCTGACTGAAAGAGTCGCTGATCACTTGAATCATATTCATAAGCTGGGCATGCAGCGGGCTCTTAAACAATGCTGCACACAAAGGGGAGAAGTGCGATGA
- the yjoB gene encoding ATPase YjoB, translating to MTNIPFIYQYEEKENERAAAGYGTFGYLITRIEEALYDQYGVFYELYASDDPNTEYWELLEEDVRSGSLEPKHVAYIFEKLEKKTFAYDEDEKEPDYTVHQSIRNSVYAYPEKGVAFARIPYFQDGSMMSFDCLFAVNDEKMRAFLEGVRPRLWERSKRKVTVFTDGDGGTSKEQEAIVREVQRNQVMMSPVLKKEIYRSIDQFFHSDKTFYQTYNIPYKRGILLYGPPGNGKTTLVKSIAGSIDAPVAYWQITEFTSSETIEEVFQSARRLAPAVLVIEDIDSMPEDVRSFFLNTLDGATSKEGIFLIGTTNYPEKIDPGLMNRAGRFDRAYEIGLPDEELRREYMKMRGFDIFLNEEEIKSAAKLTEGFSFAQLGELYVSSALQWHQEGEHHIEAMVKDMTGEQRKSRHGSWMERNKVGFH from the coding sequence ATGACAAACATACCTTTCATTTATCAGTACGAAGAAAAAGAGAATGAAAGAGCTGCGGCGGGCTACGGCACTTTCGGTTATCTTATAACACGAATTGAAGAGGCGCTTTATGATCAATATGGCGTTTTCTATGAGCTTTATGCAAGTGATGACCCGAACACTGAGTACTGGGAGCTTCTTGAAGAAGATGTCCGCAGCGGTTCATTGGAGCCTAAGCATGTGGCTTATATATTTGAAAAGCTTGAAAAGAAAACCTTTGCTTACGATGAAGATGAAAAAGAACCGGATTATACCGTTCATCAATCTATACGAAACAGCGTATATGCATATCCTGAAAAGGGTGTTGCTTTTGCCAGAATTCCATATTTCCAAGATGGGAGCATGATGAGTTTCGATTGCCTGTTTGCGGTTAACGATGAAAAAATGCGTGCATTCTTAGAGGGCGTCAGACCACGCCTTTGGGAAAGAAGCAAGCGGAAAGTGACCGTTTTTACGGATGGGGATGGCGGGACTTCAAAAGAACAGGAAGCGATCGTCAGAGAGGTTCAACGAAATCAGGTGATGATGAGCCCAGTGTTGAAAAAAGAGATATACCGGTCAATTGATCAATTTTTTCATAGTGATAAAACGTTTTATCAAACGTATAACATCCCTTACAAGCGCGGCATCCTGTTATATGGACCTCCCGGAAATGGAAAGACAACATTAGTAAAGTCGATTGCAGGCAGTATCGATGCACCTGTTGCCTATTGGCAAATTACAGAATTTACGTCGAGCGAGACAATAGAAGAAGTCTTTCAGTCAGCGAGACGCCTCGCTCCAGCAGTTTTGGTCATCGAGGATATAGATTCAATGCCGGAAGATGTGCGATCCTTTTTTCTCAATACGCTGGACGGCGCGACATCAAAAGAGGGGATTTTTCTCATCGGCACGACAAACTATCCCGAAAAGATCGATCCGGGCTTGATGAATCGTGCAGGACGGTTTGACCGTGCCTACGAAATCGGGCTTCCGGATGAAGAGCTGCGGCGGGAATATATGAAAATGAGAGGCTTTGACATCTTCCTGAATGAAGAAGAAATCAAAAGTGCCGCGAAGCTTACAGAAGGCTTTTCCTTTGCCCAGTTGGGAGAATTATATGTATCTTCCGCCCTTCAATGGCACCAAGAAGGGGAGCATCATATTGAAGCCATGGTAAAAGACATGACAGGAGAACAAAGAAAAAGCCGGCACGGAAGCTGGATGGAAAGAAACAAGGTCGGTTTTCACTAA
- a CDS encoding sulfite exporter TauE/SafE family protein, giving the protein MSVTIILMGLFVGALVGLTGVGGAALLTPLLIVLGINPSIAVGTDLVYNSITKLFGVASHWRQKTINFTLVKYLAIGSIPSASLAIGILHLFPAFHQHQEDIIKHALGYVLTLVAISIIVRLFLDRKLRPNRWQLMPLENKRTLTILIGVVFGFIVGLTSIGSGSLFAIAMIYLFNMKASQIVGTDIAHAFLLVTAAGILNASFGSVDYMLAANLLLGSIPGVLIGSHLSPRFSPRPLQFIMASIILISGLKLI; this is encoded by the coding sequence ATGAGTGTAACAATCATATTGATGGGTTTGTTTGTCGGAGCCTTAGTGGGATTGACAGGAGTGGGCGGAGCGGCCTTATTAACTCCTCTTTTAATTGTGCTTGGCATTAATCCTTCGATCGCTGTCGGTACGGATCTTGTATATAACTCGATCACAAAGCTGTTTGGCGTTGCTTCCCATTGGCGGCAGAAAACGATTAACTTTACATTAGTCAAATACTTAGCCATCGGCAGTATTCCGAGTGCTTCTTTAGCCATTGGCATATTGCATTTGTTCCCCGCCTTTCATCAGCATCAGGAAGACATTATAAAGCACGCTCTTGGCTATGTGTTAACGCTAGTTGCCATTTCCATTATCGTTCGTTTGTTTTTGGATAGAAAACTTCGCCCCAACCGCTGGCAGCTGATGCCGCTTGAAAATAAGCGGACGCTCACGATTCTCATTGGTGTCGTGTTTGGATTTATCGTCGGATTAACATCAATCGGTTCCGGATCATTATTTGCCATTGCCATGATTTACTTATTTAACATGAAAGCGTCACAGATTGTCGGAACCGATATCGCGCATGCTTTTCTTCTCGTGACAGCAGCAGGCATCTTGAACGCAAGCTTCGGAAGCGTCGACTATATGCTGGCAGCTAACCTGCTGCTCGGTTCAATTCCCGGCGTGCTGATCGGAAGCCATCTCTCGCCTCGCTTCTCCCCGCGTCCGCTGCAATTTATTATGGCGTCCATTATACTGATCAGCGGCTTAAAACTGATTTAA
- a CDS encoding poly-gamma-glutamate hydrolase family protein — MKDKYESFAALSASESEYRIIYDEKNGSELIVLGPHGGKIEPGVSELVRAFSDQCSIYLFEGVKQRNNRSLHLTSTRFDEPLALEKVNAHHYALAFHGYHDPKTPHTLVGGADRKKAKLICERLNEAGFSAELTSEKGRLAGVHPENIVNRTKREMGLQLEVSTAQRKALFRHFGCYDKSYTQNDLFYRYVEAVKLGFYE; from the coding sequence ATGAAAGATAAGTATGAAAGTTTTGCAGCCCTTTCTGCTTCTGAATCGGAGTACCGGATTATATATGACGAGAAAAACGGAAGTGAGCTTATTGTTCTCGGTCCCCACGGCGGCAAAATTGAGCCCGGTGTCAGTGAATTGGTGCGGGCTTTTTCCGATCAATGTTCCATTTATTTATTTGAAGGTGTGAAGCAGCGAAACAACCGTTCTTTACACCTGACAAGCACTCGGTTTGACGAGCCGCTGGCTTTAGAAAAAGTCAATGCCCACCATTACGCATTGGCATTTCATGGGTACCATGATCCGAAAACTCCGCATACACTGGTCGGAGGCGCGGATCGTAAAAAAGCCAAGCTCATTTGTGAGCGGCTGAATGAAGCGGGCTTCAGCGCCGAGCTCACGAGTGAGAAAGGCCGGCTGGCAGGTGTCCATCCCGAAAATATTGTCAATCGGACGAAAAGGGAAATGGGGCTGCAATTGGAAGTAAGCACGGCACAGCGAAAGGCGTTGTTTCGCCATTTTGGCTGCTATGATAAAAGCTACACACAAAACGATCTATTTTATCGATATGTGGAAGCTGTTAAGCTCGGCTTTTATGAATAA
- the phrA gene encoding phosphatase RapA inhibitor PhrA — MKSKWMSGLLLVAVGFSFTQVMVHPGETADKEDKTFHIAARNQT; from the coding sequence ATGAAATCTAAATGGATGTCAGGTTTGTTGCTCGTTGCGGTCGGGTTCAGCTTTACTCAGGTGATGGTCCATCCAGGAGAAACAGCAGACAAAGAAGATAAAACATTTCATATTGCGGCACGAAATCAAACATGA
- a CDS encoding DinB family protein, translating into MSQSNQIVSHFLSHRNVTNELAEKISKDHYSYKPAETSMSAEELVKHILTSFHLFANVIKEGNASPFQNKQEEMETDLNVLAKTYTEKTAAILEQLTEEQLDREIDLTATFGRKITGRTLLQLAMEHEIHHKGNLFVYVREMGHTELPFYQQRM; encoded by the coding sequence TTGAGTCAATCCAATCAAATTGTGAGCCATTTTTTATCCCATCGAAACGTGACAAATGAGCTGGCTGAAAAAATCAGCAAAGACCATTACAGCTACAAACCGGCTGAAACATCAATGTCAGCGGAGGAACTGGTCAAACACATTCTTACGTCTTTCCACTTGTTTGCAAATGTCATTAAAGAAGGCAACGCCTCACCATTCCAAAACAAACAGGAAGAAATGGAAACAGATCTCAATGTTTTGGCAAAAACATATACAGAAAAAACGGCCGCTATCCTTGAACAGCTGACAGAAGAGCAACTGGACAGAGAAATTGATCTGACAGCCACTTTTGGCAGAAAAATCACAGGCCGCACACTGCTTCAGCTTGCGATGGAGCATGAAATTCACCATAAAGGCAACCTGTTCGTTTATGTGCGGGAAATGGGGCACACAGAACTTCCTTTCTATCAGCAGCGCATGTAA
- a CDS encoding PH domain-containing protein has translation MGFIDGLLGNASTLSKAAAREELAHILLEGENVNAAFKLVRDLLVFTDKRLILVDKQGITGKKTEFQSIPYKSISRFSVETAGRFDLDSELKIWISGAELPAVSKQFKKDESIYDIQKVLAAVCM, from the coding sequence ATGGGATTTATTGATGGATTACTTGGAAATGCGTCGACACTGTCAAAGGCTGCGGCGAGGGAAGAACTGGCTCATATTTTGCTGGAGGGCGAGAATGTCAATGCCGCGTTTAAATTGGTTCGCGACCTACTTGTCTTTACTGATAAGCGGCTTATTCTTGTAGATAAGCAGGGAATCACAGGCAAGAAAACGGAATTTCAATCAATTCCGTACAAAAGCATTTCTAGATTCAGCGTAGAGACCGCCGGCCGCTTTGACCTAGATTCAGAGCTGAAAATTTGGATTTCCGGCGCGGAACTTCCCGCTGTTTCAAAACAGTTTAAAAAAGATGAAAGCATTTATGATATTCAAAAGGTTCTTGCAGCAGTTTGTATGTAA